The following coding sequences lie in one Polynucleobacter sp. HIN7 genomic window:
- a CDS encoding tetratricopeptide repeat protein — MAQSSSPPTMPPSLEAADRFFEAQEYGKAKLIYETLIHERASPAKVWQRLSVIALIEGHLNHALDYALEAHKRDPKDSTTILNLAELNRRLGKLADALHWAQFAITHFSHDPVAHYNLASVHLDLQDDLKAQEALIEATRLQPNHSLAWNNLGSVYQRRSLFEEAYEAYAMAVQINPSHAEAQCNKGSILYQRKQLEAARACTELALQARPNFLEAKNNLKHMIDPQGGAPYLMALAGLASGFQNQQRHLAVIELLQSEVQTGGALAEMAQLWHLLGISYYKLNQFASAYQCYQEAIAIAPRFPGALNSLGFLLQDMRLYEDAKLAFEDALRLEPSSDMARLNLGLLQLKLGEWEAGWDNYESRWTGSAEAINQTQVKPNLALPVWDGAQGAEHKRILVLAEQGFGDAIQFCRYLQVLQTRAQHISFHVPDALRRLMEWSFPNVDIRSLIPARLDPWSAYIPLLSLPRIFQTRLETIPAATPYLQVPTIFKEFWQRRVQQTRSDRLKIGIAWSGRKTLQYDARRSIPFDALAPLLAMDHIDWICLQKWDRDVDERRLDSTNWLDWTAELQDFADTAALIENLDAVVAVDSAVAHLAGALHKPVYLLNRYDGEWRWLCNQSRSPWYPSMQIVNQTEFGNWTSVIEAVKQKIQGLTLDRSMGS, encoded by the coding sequence GCATCTCCTGCCAAGGTGTGGCAGCGCTTAAGCGTGATTGCTCTGATCGAGGGCCATTTAAATCACGCTTTGGACTATGCCTTAGAAGCCCACAAGCGAGACCCAAAAGATTCCACCACCATTTTGAACTTAGCCGAGCTTAATCGGCGCTTGGGAAAGTTAGCCGATGCCTTGCATTGGGCTCAATTTGCGATCACGCATTTTTCGCACGACCCGGTGGCCCATTACAACCTTGCGAGCGTTCATTTGGACCTGCAAGACGATCTTAAAGCGCAGGAGGCCTTGATTGAGGCTACGCGCTTGCAACCAAACCATAGCCTGGCTTGGAATAATTTGGGGTCGGTCTATCAACGGCGTAGTTTATTTGAAGAGGCTTATGAAGCATATGCCATGGCAGTGCAGATTAACCCCAGCCATGCAGAAGCCCAATGCAATAAGGGCTCGATTTTGTATCAGCGCAAGCAACTCGAAGCAGCCCGTGCCTGCACGGAGTTGGCCCTCCAAGCGCGCCCCAATTTTTTAGAGGCCAAAAACAATCTCAAACACATGATTGATCCTCAGGGCGGGGCACCTTACTTGATGGCCCTTGCGGGTTTGGCAAGCGGCTTTCAAAATCAACAACGGCATCTCGCTGTGATTGAGTTATTGCAATCGGAAGTGCAAACTGGTGGCGCGCTTGCTGAAATGGCGCAGCTGTGGCACTTATTGGGAATCTCGTATTACAAATTAAATCAATTTGCGAGCGCTTACCAATGCTATCAAGAGGCGATCGCTATTGCACCACGTTTTCCTGGAGCCCTCAATAGCCTCGGGTTTTTGTTGCAAGACATGCGGCTGTATGAGGATGCGAAGTTGGCTTTTGAGGATGCACTTCGATTGGAACCAAGCTCGGATATGGCAAGACTTAATCTGGGCCTTTTGCAACTCAAGTTAGGTGAGTGGGAAGCGGGTTGGGACAATTATGAATCGCGTTGGACGGGTTCAGCCGAGGCAATCAATCAAACGCAAGTCAAACCCAATCTGGCGCTCCCAGTCTGGGATGGGGCACAAGGAGCAGAACATAAGAGGATTCTCGTGCTAGCAGAGCAGGGGTTTGGAGACGCGATCCAGTTTTGCCGTTACCTGCAGGTACTGCAAACGCGAGCTCAGCATATTAGTTTTCATGTTCCAGACGCGTTGCGACGTTTAATGGAATGGTCATTCCCAAATGTGGATATTCGCTCCTTGATACCAGCTCGTCTAGATCCATGGAGTGCTTACATTCCACTACTATCCTTGCCCCGTATTTTTCAAACGCGACTTGAAACCATCCCGGCTGCCACTCCTTATTTACAGGTGCCCACTATTTTTAAAGAGTTCTGGCAACGCCGCGTTCAGCAAACCCGTTCGGATCGATTGAAGATTGGCATTGCATGGTCAGGCCGAAAAACCTTGCAATACGATGCGCGTCGCAGCATTCCCTTTGATGCCTTGGCCCCACTTTTGGCGATGGATCACATTGATTGGATCTGTTTACAAAAATGGGATCGAGATGTAGATGAGCGCCGTCTCGATTCCACTAATTGGCTAGACTGGACCGCAGAGCTTCAGGATTTTGCGGATACGGCAGCGCTTATTGAAAACCTGGATGCGGTAGTTGCGGTTGATTCGGCAGTTGCGCACCTTGCTGGTGCACTTCATAAGCCGGTGTATTTGCTTAATCGGTACGATGGAGAATGGCGCTGGTTATGCAATCAAAGCCGCTCACCGTGGTATCCATCGATGCAGATCGTCAATCAAACCGAATTTGGTAATTGGACATCTGTGATTGAGGCTGTAAAACAAAAAATTCAAGGGTTAACCCTAGATCGCTCGATGGGCAGCTAG
- a CDS encoding autotransporter domain-containing protein — translation MNKIYRLIWSKRHGCLVAVAENARSHSGGSAGQSLVVGALLVGSIAAISPSPAIAADCSFTGGATISGTCELPASPGLTVTGSQAIEVTTGAAAQTTASFTSGSLRNSGLISGSTDGIQNTVGTLGGFISNSGTITGTNNAINLTNMTRFISNAGTISSSGVGIRLTNGNLAGGITNDGLISGVTEAIRIDRGTFQDFSTFRVISNFGTISASGGDAFRSGNSTAGSATSIIGTIANFGLISGQRGLVFDGGTNQIGSVHNSISGSSSSGFLVGEIAGTSTGIQIGSASISSTISGSIQNLGLIRGGDIGIYIQNGTLTSLRNYEGTITGSLDNSKALWIANGQILEGISNTGTIGGTASGSTAIKIGDGTNVGTLSGAIYIPGITNSGTIGLGNIALEIDTGSSLTHSLVNSGTITADTTAIRVLGTLANNSFSGNAIVNSGTVSGFSDAAIRVGSGTLAGTISGSISNSGLISGNSAIRIDQNGTLLGRITNDGTIAGTSNNYGIDLIGTITGGIRNTGLIYGGPSGRSGTAISVFGAGVSSLARVSSGITNLGTIAGESAIFVNEFGTIAGGITNSGSILTRTLGPSGGASAIAILGRISGNGGGASIINTGTIDSGAGAGIDIGTSYVGTISGSIRNAGTIKGATSGIRLQNGTITGGITNSVSGLITGSRANSSGILIAGANATSSGGLSGGIRNLGTIGGSASGAIGLIVGDGVYASTLSGGVTNSGTIGRGSYGVQVQSLSSLTGGLTNSGTIAGSTAGIQVEGVLANGGSGNAITNSGLIQSAGGPALQIGGTLAGTISGSIHNSGQIVGSSSAIQVANNGVVTGQISNSGTLSATHALNLTNTASGFVINNTGMIDGHVILGINTLNLNATTNTISGSISGGVASGVTLNGALTSSGSIDVGRFQIQSGGSLTLANAMTISGSGQALNNSGTLAIAAGTSQTLTGNYSQASGATFQTGVAGASSYGQLRVNGNASISDGAQVNVNVIGSPSISSNTTMSGIISATGTLAATAAAITVTDNSALLDFSLAVSGSSLDLIARQSSVNNFVSAVQANNNPSALGAATTLQALSASPSPTWDPVFTAFNQMASTQQVSNGVSQTVPLLVGAGSQATAMVMQNFNDVIDSRVSVKQGLASKEEFIGNQEVWLKPIGSWAEQNQENNVSGYRANTGGVILGIDRGINASTSLGVALVFANSNISSNSAVAPSSLNINSYQLGIYGHHRLTQSTVVNYQADIGINQNKGSRSINFMGTTANSSYDSYSSHVGLGLNHHLRVSERFTFIPLIRTDYIGVMSNAYTESGAGPLNLNVSQQNYNQWLMTTGAKAEYALPNRLKLVGNLTAGYNVINQQVQVTSAFVGGGGSFVTNGLSLSPWLYSAGLGLVGKTKDNVELSIRYDLQSSSSGYFNQIASARIRFFF, via the coding sequence ATGAACAAGATATATCGACTGATATGGAGTAAACGCCACGGTTGTTTAGTTGCCGTTGCTGAAAATGCACGCTCTCATAGCGGAGGTAGTGCAGGGCAATCGCTTGTCGTGGGCGCTCTATTAGTTGGCTCGATTGCGGCGATCAGTCCAAGCCCAGCTATCGCAGCAGACTGTAGTTTTACCGGTGGCGCTACGATTTCTGGAACGTGTGAGCTACCAGCTAGCCCCGGGTTAACGGTCACTGGATCGCAGGCCATTGAGGTGACAACAGGCGCTGCTGCGCAAACTACCGCAAGTTTCACATCTGGCTCATTGCGCAACTCTGGATTAATTAGTGGCTCCACAGACGGCATTCAAAATACCGTTGGGACCCTGGGTGGTTTTATTAGCAACAGTGGAACCATCACGGGGACAAATAACGCGATTAATTTAACCAATATGACCCGGTTTATCAGTAACGCCGGGACGATCTCTAGTTCAGGTGTTGGTATTCGCTTAACAAACGGTAACTTAGCGGGTGGGATCACTAATGACGGGTTAATTAGTGGCGTGACCGAAGCAATTCGCATTGATCGCGGCACGTTTCAGGATTTTTCGACGTTTCGAGTCATATCAAATTTTGGCACTATTAGTGCTTCAGGTGGGGACGCATTTCGCTCAGGCAATTCCACAGCGGGTAGCGCAACATCCATCATCGGTACGATCGCGAACTTTGGATTAATTTCGGGTCAACGCGGCCTCGTTTTTGATGGAGGCACTAATCAAATCGGTAGTGTTCACAACTCTATCTCGGGATCCTCTAGCTCGGGATTTTTAGTGGGCGAAATTGCTGGAACGTCCACCGGCATTCAGATCGGTTCTGCCAGTATTAGTAGCACGATCAGCGGCAGCATTCAAAACCTAGGATTAATCCGCGGTGGTGATATTGGAATCTATATTCAAAATGGCACACTCACTTCGCTACGCAACTACGAGGGAACGATTACTGGAAGCTTAGACAATAGTAAGGCGCTATGGATTGCCAATGGCCAAATTCTCGAGGGTATTAGCAATACTGGCACGATCGGTGGAACAGCCTCTGGCAGTACCGCGATTAAAATTGGCGATGGCACTAATGTTGGCACGCTCAGTGGTGCAATCTACATTCCTGGAATCACCAATTCTGGAACGATCGGGCTAGGTAATATCGCGCTTGAAATTGATACTGGATCATCGCTCACCCATAGTCTCGTAAATAGTGGAACCATTACTGCAGATACAACAGCAATTCGTGTTTTAGGTACGCTTGCAAATAATTCATTTTCAGGTAATGCGATTGTTAACTCGGGTACCGTTTCAGGTTTTAGTGATGCTGCGATTCGGGTTGGCTCAGGAACCCTTGCGGGAACGATCTCAGGAAGTATTTCAAATTCGGGATTAATTTCAGGTAATTCTGCAATACGCATTGATCAAAATGGCACACTGCTTGGGCGCATTACCAACGATGGAACCATTGCTGGAACTTCAAATAATTACGGTATCGATCTGATCGGAACCATTACTGGTGGAATTCGTAATACCGGATTGATTTATGGAGGCCCTTCTGGTCGTTCGGGGACTGCAATTAGTGTTTTTGGGGCTGGCGTATCATCGCTCGCACGAGTTTCTTCTGGCATTACGAATCTTGGAACAATTGCTGGTGAGTCTGCAATTTTTGTCAATGAATTTGGAACCATTGCGGGTGGTATCACTAACTCCGGCAGCATTTTGACGCGAACCTTGGGTCCATCCGGCGGTGCATCGGCGATTGCAATTCTGGGGCGGATTTCTGGAAATGGTGGTGGCGCAAGCATTATCAATACTGGAACGATTGATAGTGGTGCTGGCGCTGGAATCGATATTGGTACGTCCTATGTAGGGACCATCAGTGGCAGCATTCGTAACGCAGGAACCATTAAGGGTGCAACCTCCGGCATTCGTTTGCAAAACGGAACGATTACCGGTGGTATTACGAATTCTGTCTCAGGACTCATTACCGGTAGTCGGGCCAATAGCAGCGGTATTTTGATTGCCGGAGCAAATGCCACAAGTAGTGGCGGTTTAAGTGGGGGAATTCGTAATCTGGGCACGATTGGTGGCTCAGCGAGTGGCGCGATAGGACTCATCGTGGGCGATGGCGTCTATGCAAGTACGCTCAGCGGTGGAGTCACTAACTCTGGAACGATCGGGCGCGGCTCTTACGGGGTTCAGGTTCAAAGCCTATCCTCATTAACGGGTGGCCTCACCAATAGTGGAACGATTGCCGGTAGTACCGCAGGTATTCAAGTCGAAGGGGTTCTTGCCAATGGCGGCTCGGGTAACGCCATTACCAATTCTGGCTTAATTCAATCGGCAGGCGGACCGGCCCTACAAATTGGCGGGACTCTTGCAGGCACCATTAGCGGCAGTATTCATAATTCTGGGCAAATCGTAGGCAGCTCATCGGCCATTCAAGTCGCTAATAACGGTGTGGTTACCGGTCAAATTAGTAATAGTGGAACTCTGAGTGCTACCCATGCGCTAAATTTGACCAACACCGCGAGCGGTTTTGTGATCAACAATACCGGGATGATTGACGGTCATGTCATTCTTGGTATTAATACGCTCAATTTAAATGCTACTACCAATACAATCAGTGGCTCTATCTCTGGTGGAGTCGCTAGTGGAGTGACGCTTAATGGCGCATTAACCAGTTCAGGTTCGATTGATGTGGGGCGTTTTCAGATTCAAAGTGGGGGAAGTCTCACATTGGCCAATGCCATGACCATATCCGGCTCTGGACAGGCGTTAAATAATTCCGGAACACTCGCGATTGCCGCCGGGACCAGCCAAACCTTAACGGGTAACTACAGCCAAGCGAGCGGAGCCACATTTCAAACAGGGGTTGCGGGCGCTTCAAGTTATGGTCAGCTTCGTGTCAACGGAAATGCAAGTATTAGCGATGGTGCTCAGGTTAATGTCAATGTGATTGGAAGCCCATCCATTTCAAGTAATACAACCATGAGCGGCATTATTTCAGCGACTGGGACCCTTGCAGCCACTGCTGCAGCAATTACAGTCACCGATAACAGTGCGCTATTGGACTTTTCATTGGCGGTATCAGGGAGTAGTTTGGATTTGATCGCTCGCCAGTCATCTGTCAATAACTTTGTGAGTGCTGTTCAAGCCAACAACAATCCGTCAGCCTTGGGTGCCGCTACAACCTTGCAAGCGCTATCTGCAAGCCCATCGCCGACCTGGGATCCGGTCTTTACTGCATTTAATCAAATGGCCAGCACTCAACAAGTATCAAATGGCGTCAGCCAAACAGTTCCACTTTTGGTTGGGGCTGGCTCGCAAGCCACCGCGATGGTGATGCAAAACTTTAATGATGTGATTGACTCACGTGTCTCGGTCAAACAAGGCTTGGCTAGTAAAGAAGAATTTATTGGCAATCAAGAGGTTTGGTTAAAACCGATTGGTAGTTGGGCCGAACAGAATCAAGAGAATAATGTTTCAGGATATCGCGCTAACACTGGTGGAGTCATTTTAGGGATCGATCGAGGTATTAATGCAAGTACCAGTCTGGGAGTAGCTTTGGTCTTTGCAAATAGTAATATTTCATCGAATTCAGCGGTAGCTCCAAGCTCTCTCAATATCAATAGTTACCAATTGGGTATTTATGGGCATCATCGACTGACTCAATCAACCGTTGTCAACTATCAAGCAGATATTGGTATTAACCAAAATAAAGGAAGTCGTTCAATTAATTTCATGGGAACGACGGCAAACTCAAGTTATGACAGTTACTCATCGCATGTAGGTTTGGGCTTAAACCATCACTTGCGTGTAAGTGAGCGCTTCACATTTATTCCATTAATTCGTACGGACTACATTGGAGTCATGTCAAATGCATATACCGAAAGTGGTGCAGGGCCGTTAAACCTCAATGTCAGTCAGCAAAATTACAATCAATGGCTAATGACAACTGGTGCAAAAGCTGAGTATGCATTGCCAAATCGCCTGAAGTTAGTTGGTAACTTAACTGCCGGATACAACGTAATCAATCAACAGGTTCAAGTTACATCAGCGTTTGTTGGTGGTGGGGGTAGCTTTGTAACCAATGGCTTATCGTTATCGCCCTGGTTATATAGCGCAGGCTTAGGATTGGTTGGCAAAACAAAAGACAATGTCGAGTTGAGTATTCGTTACGATTTACAATCGTCTTCTTCAGGTTATTTCAATCAAATTGCCTCTGCACGCATTCGATTCTTTTTTTAG
- the galE gene encoding UDP-glucose 4-epimerase GalE, whose amino-acid sequence MTQTILVTGGLGYIGSHTVVKLLEQNYRVVILDNLSNSERTVLARIAQITGKDSVFVEGDIRDRSLIASIFQSHVIDGVIHFAGLKAVGESQAEPLRYYDNNVLGSIVLFEEMQKVGVKTLVFSSSATVYGDSPDTPYHEELPLKPINVYGRTKWMIEQILADLALAQPQMAIACLRYFNPVGAHASGLIGEHPRGIPNNLMPYIAQVAIGERECLRVFGADYPTPDGTGLRDYIHVDDLAEGHLLALQALQSHAGLLTVNLGTGIPTSVLQMIAAFEAACGKPIAYEIVERRPGDSAKSFADPRLAKTLFGWQSQYGIERMCADTWRFYQSLSKSL is encoded by the coding sequence ATGACTCAAACCATTCTCGTAACCGGCGGCCTCGGTTATATCGGCTCGCATACGGTTGTTAAACTCTTAGAGCAAAACTACCGCGTGGTAATCTTGGATAATCTGTCTAATAGCGAGCGCACTGTGCTTGCGCGCATTGCCCAGATTACCGGTAAAGACTCGGTCTTTGTGGAAGGGGATATTCGCGATCGCTCCCTTATTGCATCGATTTTTCAGTCGCATGTAATTGATGGGGTGATTCATTTTGCGGGATTAAAAGCGGTTGGTGAGTCGCAAGCCGAGCCGCTACGCTACTACGACAACAATGTATTGGGCAGCATCGTTCTTTTTGAGGAGATGCAAAAAGTAGGTGTCAAGACTTTGGTGTTTTCCTCATCAGCAACCGTGTATGGCGATTCGCCCGATACACCGTATCACGAGGAACTACCCTTAAAGCCGATTAATGTCTACGGGCGCACCAAATGGATGATCGAGCAGATTCTTGCGGATCTTGCATTGGCTCAACCGCAGATGGCCATTGCGTGTTTGCGTTACTTTAATCCCGTTGGGGCCCATGCTTCGGGACTGATTGGTGAGCATCCGCGTGGTATTCCCAACAATCTCATGCCCTATATTGCCCAAGTTGCCATTGGCGAGCGGGAGTGCTTAAGAGTGTTTGGTGCTGACTACCCCACACCTGATGGCACGGGCTTGCGCGATTACATCCATGTGGATGATTTGGCCGAGGGCCATCTCTTGGCCTTGCAGGCTCTTCAGAGTCATGCTGGGCTCTTAACCGTTAACTTGGGTACAGGTATACCGACAAGCGTTTTGCAAATGATTGCCGCCTTTGAGGCAGCCTGCGGTAAACCGATTGCCTATGAGATTGTGGAGCGGCGCCCAGGCGATAGTGCGAAAAGTTTTGCCGATCCGAGGTTAGCCAAAACCCTTTTTGGCTGGCAAAGCCAATATGGCATTGAGCGCATGTGCGCGGATACGTGGCGGTTTTATCAATCCCTTAGCAAGTCGCTTTAG
- the gluQRS gene encoding tRNA glutamyl-Q(34) synthetase GluQRS: MTTSLNPQFNQGTRSGGSRQSPKPYRGRFAPSPTGPLHLGSLTTALGSWLDARAHGGMWLVRIEDVDTPRTVPGADQLILEQLKAYGLEWDEEPTWQSERTSLYQKGLDQLIAKGLIYGCQCSRKQIEDVLQLAGVSISPNQELIYPGTCREQHLSIENHALRMRLPKDCVIGFVDRGLGKQSQDLHRQVGDFVLRRADGLFTYQLAVVVDDQAQRVTHVVRGADLLSNTARQIYLQCALGYETPHYLHLPLVTNTAGEKLSKQTQAAAIEMHSREIMLATLNRAAHYLGIADTTLAQQISIAQWLGIATERWNDRLVKECSS, encoded by the coding sequence ATGACCACCTCTTTAAATCCCCAATTCAATCAAGGCACTAGGTCAGGAGGTAGTCGCCAAAGCCCAAAACCCTACCGCGGCCGCTTTGCTCCTTCACCCACCGGACCCCTGCATTTGGGATCGCTCACCACGGCATTGGGGAGCTGGCTCGACGCCCGAGCGCATGGCGGGATGTGGCTCGTGCGTATTGAGGATGTGGATACCCCAAGGACCGTGCCAGGAGCTGATCAATTGATCCTTGAGCAACTCAAAGCCTATGGCCTAGAGTGGGATGAGGAACCCACGTGGCAATCCGAGCGCACTTCGCTTTATCAAAAGGGGCTCGATCAATTGATCGCCAAGGGTCTGATCTACGGCTGCCAGTGCTCGCGTAAACAGATTGAGGACGTTTTGCAACTAGCAGGTGTCTCAATAAGTCCCAATCAAGAGCTCATTTACCCGGGAACGTGTCGCGAGCAACATTTAAGCATTGAGAATCATGCCCTACGCATGAGGCTACCCAAGGATTGCGTGATTGGCTTTGTGGATCGAGGCTTAGGCAAACAAAGCCAAGATCTTCATCGTCAAGTGGGTGATTTTGTGCTGCGGCGAGCCGATGGCCTCTTTACCTATCAGTTAGCGGTGGTAGTCGATGATCAGGCACAAAGGGTTACGCATGTGGTGCGCGGTGCCGATCTTCTTAGTAACACTGCACGCCAAATTTATCTGCAGTGCGCTTTGGGTTATGAAACGCCCCATTATTTGCATCTCCCGCTGGTGACCAATACCGCGGGCGAGAAACTCAGTAAACAAACCCAGGCTGCGGCTATCGAGATGCATTCAAGAGAAATCATGCTCGCAACACTCAATCGTGCTGCGCATTACTTAGGGATAGCGGATACAACCCTAGCTCAACAAATAAGCATCGCACAGTGGTTAGGTATTGCAACCGAGCGCTGGAACGATCGACTGGTAAAGGAATGCAGTAGCTAA